Within Natator depressus isolate rNatDep1 chromosome 6, rNatDep2.hap1, whole genome shotgun sequence, the genomic segment GCCAGCAGGTTTGCCACTCTATGAGATTGTATCCAGCCTTTGCCCAGTTGAGCCCTGATATTAGTACGGGCTGAGAAGGAGATTTTTCCCTTGTGTAGGATGGGGCAAATCTtccaccccctcctgggctctGGGAATCATCCCCCAACCCCTCATTTCAAGTTCCTTCTGCCTGTTGATTTAACCTCTTACTGGTGCCCGTCCCAGGAGATCGGCCATGTCAGGACCCTGCTGGATGGCAAAATCCAGGCAAGAGAGGGAATCCTTAGGAATTCTGGGCCTGGAGGGTGGATCTTAGAGCCTGGGGGTAGCCAAGGAGGTAGGACAATGTTTCCCAAGGGTCTCCGACAAGGAGAAAGAGCAAGCCCCCAAGTGAGCCATGAGGGGGCTCTGCCCTTTAGGGCATCCCCCTCCCCGTTGGGGCTGTCCCTGCCTCCCGTGGGTGCCTTATGGGTGAGAGTCCCTGGTGTCCTACTAGGggcatccctcctcccccttccccgggGAGGTTTGCTGACCCAGCTGCTTGGGAGCAGTTCCATCCACCAGCCCAAGCCAGGCAAGTCACTGAGCAGAAaggggcagctggaggggggcagggtcccCTCAGTCCCCTTCGTGGCCAACGCAGGCGTGGCAGTTGGGCTGCTGTTGCCTCTCGTAGCGGCCAGAGATCCAGAAGAAGAGCATGCAGGTCACAGTCTGGATCCCAGCCAGGAGGAAGAAGTAATAGTCCATGTGGCAATTGTTAATGTTCCCTGGGGAAACAAGGGGCGAGCCGTCAGAACACCCCCTCCTGGTACCAGACAGTCCCCTCCACCTCTAGCCCCTGCAGCACCCCTAACCCAGGGCACATTTCTCCCTACACAGTCAGTGCAACCTGGCACCAAGTAGACATCATCTTCTGCCACATTCCCAGCCCCAGGGACCCGTCTCCCCTGGCACTGTCAGCAGAACCCTCTCCATggagagctccccctgctggcagtGGGATGATGAGGCCTGAGACTGGAGAACAGACCTATCTCCCAACCTGCCTCGAGCACCCCCTGTTGGCCCCAGGGAtacatttcccaccccccactctgctGAGGGGCTGCCTCTCTCCCTTCGGCTCTGTATTCGCCCCCGGACCCCACACTCACCGTAGTCCTTGGGGCAGTCCATCCAGCCATGCTCCGACATTGAGAGGAGAGTCAACAGCCCAGAGCCCAGGAGCGAGCCCACGCCAGAAATGAAGAAAAAGAGCCCCATGATGGCTCCCTGCATGGACTTGGGGGCCTCAGAGTAGGCAAATTCCAGCCCTGAGGGAGAGCAGAGAGCTCTGAGGGACCTCAGTAATACTAGGGCAAATGGACACTGCTTCTAGCCACCAGGGGATGGGATCAAACAGGCTGTTTGTTACCATGTCAGCTGATTGATGAGCTGGCAGCCCCAACCCAAGCACTAGCCTTGAATGTATCAGTCACCCATCCAGCTACAGATCAAGCCTCGCATTGCTTAGCTTCATGAAATCAGAGGCCATCACCTCCTGCCAAGATACAGCTGTAGtagagctctctgccccccccccccgcctccagagcACGTTGCAAGGAGGTCAGACCCGTTGCACATGCTCAGTCTAGCCCCAGCACCTGGCGCTTCACACCTCACCCGTGCTGCCTTATTGTTACTGGACCCCATCAcgctaggcgctgcacaaacccAGCACAGTTACCTGGAATGCTGGCGAAGATTTCGCTGATGCCGATTAGCAGGTACTGGGGAATCTGCCACCAGATGGGCAGCGTGGCAGCAGTGTACATGTCCTCTCCAATGCGCTGTGAGATGGTCTGGTTGTTCTTCACATACTGCAGCCTCTTGGTCTCCAGGGTGCCTGCCGAGAAGGGGCAGGATGGATCAATGTGGCATTCCCCCACACACGCTCAGAAGGGGTCAGCCCCATCTGAGCAAGGCCCCATGGGCCCCTGATTTCAGGGCAGGGAGAGTCTATCAGCCATCCTCTGGGATCCCCCAACAATGCTGgtcagctccagccctggcattGGGCAgtagcctcccacccaccagccaTGGCCTCCCTAGCCGCGGGCACCAGGCGTTACCTGCCACAATGATAGAGGTGAGGCCAAAGAACATGCCCAGGGCCATCCTCTTCAGCACTGAGGGCAGCAGCTTCCGCCTCACCAGGAACGGGTCAATGACTCGATCCTTCAGCGGGACCAGAATCAGCAGGACCACCACATTGGCTAACAGGAGCCAGGCATCAGGGAACTAGGGAGAGAGAACTGGGTCAGAACCAGCACCTGGGCTAACAGAACCAGGCATTGGGGATCTAAggcaaaggtgggcaaactacggctcgtgggaccgtcctgctcggcccctcagctcctggccagggaggctacccccgacccctcccccgctgttccccctcccacgcAGCCACGCCGCTGcgcgggcagcggggctgcgagctccttccgctctgagcggcatggtaagggggcagtgGCGGCGCACGCATGGTGGTAagggggttgggtagggagtcccggggggcagtcaggggacagggcgcggttggatggggcagaggttctggggtggtcaggagtcggggaacgggggggggttggatagggcatgggagtcccagggggcctgtcagggggcaggggtgtgaatAGGTCGGGGAACTCAGggcacagggagggttggatagggggtgggatcctgggggtggTGGTTTAgggcggggggtcccaggagggggcagtcaggggacaaggagcatggggggttggatgggtcgggggttctgagggggacagtcagggggtgggaagtgggagggggcaaatagggggcgggggccaggctgtttggggaggcacagccttccctacctggccctccacacagtttcgcaccccgatgtggccctctggccaaaaagtttgcccacccctgatctaaggaGAGAGAACTGGGTCACAACCAGCACCTGGGCTAACAGAACCAGGCATCTCCTTGAGAAATGACTCTACAGCAACTGAAAACCCTTATTCTGAATCTCCTAcctctcccagccctgactccccctgcttccccatcccctcccgcccataggtgctggaactaggggtgctgccgcaccctctGGCTGGAAGTGGTGTCCATcagatacagggtttacagtttggttcaatggctctcagcacccctgctacacaaattgttcctggtcccctgctcctctccagctGCCCGGGGCCTGAGGAGAAGCGGAAGCAACTGGGATGGTTTCTGTTCTGTCTCCAGCCCGGCCGGTGACCACAACCAGCATCACATGCCGCTCACGCTGGGCCTCTCACAAAGGAGGGATTGTGCTGCCAGGGGCAAGTGATATCCTGGACCTGCctctctgcccaggctgggcATGTCACCCGACTCGAATGGGCAGCAGGATTCACCCGTGCGGCTCAAGGTGGTCTCTTCCCTTGGCCTGGCGCCAGCCCTCTCCCCGTCACCCCCTCTTGGGGTGTCATCCTCAGCCCCAGCGATACCACTCAGCCCCTGAGCTGACGccactgcctgccccagcccctcaccgCGTAGCTGCTGCCCGCGCCGCTGCCTGTCCTGTTGTGCTGGAAGATGTTGGGGATGAAGAGGTGCAGGCCTTGCAGATAGTAAGTCGACTGCATCTGGAATGTAACAGGGAGGTCACTGTGGGGCTCAGATTCATGGaacatccctccccccatcacaccTCTTGGGACTTCATCATCCACCCCAGTGATGTCACTTAGCGCCCTACCCCTACCCCCGCTGCCAGGGGCATTgtgcctcctcttcccccttgaGTTGGGGTCATTGCCTGCCATCCCCACTGCATGCCCTGGCCCGCATGGGAACTGAACCCCTCTCCTACCCCACTGAGGTAGGGCAGAGACACCCAGGAGGAGGGCATGggctgacacccccccaccccgaccctaCCCCAGGAAACTCTGCCAAGCCAGGACTAGGGGAGCAGTGTGTGGGTGGCCcccaggagagggttcatgggTCCTACCAGCAGCCAGTGACTATTGTTCTTTAGCATTGCCCCGAGGTGGCAAACCAAAGAGGAAGGAAATGAGTTGGAAATCTTTCGAAGGAATGGACATGGTCCCTGTCCCaggtggctggccctttaaggaaaAATGAGTCTCAGCCCTACCTGGGACATGGTTCACTCCCTGCTCCAGGTGCGGAGAGTAGGCCATGTGACTCGTCTGAGAGTCacaaggcagagggctggggagggagaaggctgCTGGGCTAACAGGGGTGGGCCAGGAGAgcagaagagagggagggaggcaggcaggcaggcaaactttttggcccaagggccatatctgggtatggaaattgtatggtgggccatgaatgctcatgaaattgggggttggggtgcaggaggggatgagggctccatctgggggtgtgggctctggggtggggccagaaatgaggagtttaggctgcaggagggggctcaaggctgaggcagggggttgggttggggtgtgggagagggtgtgggttccagctgggggtgtgggctctggggtggggttgagtatgaggggttggggatgcaggtgggtgctccgggctgggaccgaggggttcggagggtgggaggtggatcagggctggggcaggtggttggggcatgggagggggtcaggggtgcaggctctgagcagtacttacctcaagcagctcctggaagcagcagcatgtccctgtcccctccccccggctcctatgcagaggcacggccaagtggctctgcacgctgccctgtctgcaggcaccatccctgcagctcccattggccttggctcccaatcaatgggagctgtgggggcatcgcttgaggcaggggcagcatgcataGCCCCCTGGCTgaccctatgtgtaggagctggagagcgggtatgctgctgcttccagaagccGTGTGGAGTCACGGCAtgcacagagcagggcaagcccctgaccctgctccctggctggagcaccagagtggtgcgagccccagaccctgctccccagcgggagctcaaggaccagattaaaacatctgaagggctggatgcggcccccgggccatagtttgcccactcctgagaTAGGGGAATGAGCTGCTGGCCTCTTGGAGCCCGAGAGAGGACAACTCAGGGAAAGTCCTGGCGCCGATTCTGGGGGGAAGGGCAGCCTCTGGCTAGGGAGGGGTGGGAACGGCTGCTGGCTGAAGACTCAGACCAATGGGATCCGTAGCAGATGCCAGAGCTGAGGAGCTCTTGTGGAGATGGACTTGATGGATTGTTCTGTGCtggtcatgtgatgaaaccaggcttgggggaggggtggaggtaAAAGCTTGGAGGAAGCCTTTGTGGATTATTTCAGGGACATTGAGCCAGAGCTGCCCCTGGCCACGAGGGGGCGCTCTGGAGGCAGCACCCCTGTTTGAAGCCTCCACTACCCGAGGATCTGAGGGTCTCACAAGCACTGATGGTATTGATCCTCAACTCCAAGCTCCGTGAGGATGGCTCGATGCCAACCCCACTGCCAACCCCCTCTATGCATCAGCACACCTGGTGCTGCCGCTCCGCCAGCTAGCTACCTACCTGGAAGTAGACCATCCAGTACGGAATGAAGGTCAGTAGCACCGGCAGGATCTTGGCCATCACCTGGAAGTTGGCAAGATCCTCCTCGGACGAAGGAGCCCGGGGCTGCGATTTGCCGTCAAGGAGAGGATCCGTGCCCTGGGCTTCTGATTGGAGAGAGCTCGGCCTGCAGAGAAAGGGGAGAGCACAGACGGCGTGAGGAGGCCAGCGTGGGCATGGCCCTAGAGGGgatgggggcagctgggccaCCAGCGCCCATCCTACCTGATACGGCGCGCTCGGCTGCCACAGCTGCCCCGGAAGGCCAGCCTGAGCATGGCAGAGACCTGGCTGCCCGCAGGGGGCTTGGTGATGAAGGTGGGGGCGGCCAGGAGGAAGACGAGGAGGGCCAGGGCCACGCAGGCCGCGGGGATGGTGTAGCCGACGAGGAAGTTGACATTCTGCTGGATGAAGGCCACCACGAGCAGCGAGATCACGGCCCCGATGTTAATGCTCCAGTAGAACCAGTTGAAGAAGCGCCGTGTGGCGTTGCGGCCACGGTCCGTCACCTGCAGGGAGCGCAAGGCAGGACGGCGTGAGCCAGGCTGTGCTCTGCTTCTTCCAGTGAGGACCTCGTCCCCGTCCCCACTGTGGGAAGGGGGGGTCCCaaaggaaatggggggggggattaacCCTTTATGGGCTGTGGAGAGGGAATTTCTAGATCCCTGGCGGGGGCTGCCTCCCATCTCTCCCGCCCTTTGGGGAGCCCAGCAGATTCTAGGCCTGGCAGGGGGACTTTCaccacccctccaccccagggACTTCCACCTGCAGGGAGCGCATGGCCAAAACTGAGCCAAAAACACGGGGTGGGGGCTCATCCTTAACCTAGACCcagcctccctccttcctgttctcttccccctttcccgGCCCCCTGCTCCCTCCGTCCCCCAGCCCTTCCCATCCTCTCACCTACCCACCCAATCAGGGTTCCCCATTGCAACAGCACCCCCTGAGGGTGTGGAGGGtgatggcccccctgcctggccGAGGCTCTGCCTGGCTCCCCAAAGGGAAGGAGAGATGGGAGGCAACCCCCTAAAGGGGTCTAGACATCCTCCCCCTACAGCCCGTAAGAGgttagctcccctcccccatttcctaTGAACCAGAGAAACAATCCCCTTCCTCCAGTTAGACCCCTTACCTCCCCTGATTGGTGGGGGAGAACTCCCTGACACCCGGGGGAGACAGAGAGGATTAACTCCTtgcgctctgggaggggagatcaTCCCGAGGGAcgttctccctgcccccagccacgcCTGGGAACTCTGGCTTGTTTCTGGGGTGTTAGAGAGGAGACTTTACCCATCatctgctgggggcggggagagaaacagccccctcccccatagcctgacagggaaagcccctgcaccccccatgtGCATTAATCTGTGGATGCACACAGGTGGACTTGTGTGTGCCTGTATTTCCGTGTGAGTGCTTTTGCATGCCTGCGTGTGTAAGCACATGTGTGCTTGTGAATGTTCATGTAAACGTGTTCTCACATGTGTGCAagtttgcagggggagggggtcaaCGTGTGCCATTGTCTGCATGGCTGCTTGCGTGGATGTGCTTTTGTGCAGGGATGTGCCAGATGTATTTGCATGTGTGTGCCCCTGTGCATGGGTATTCATGTGTGCAaacttgtgtgtgtctgtttgcatgcattgcctgtgtgtgtgtgtgtgcgtgcgcgcacacacacgtgcTGCATGCATTGTCTCTGCctctgggtgtgtgtgcgtgcgcgcattGCATGCATTGCCTATGGGTGTGTTTGTGCGCATGCATTGTATGTGTTGCCTGTGTCTATGCACATGCACGCTCGTGTGTGTGTGCAACGTTAACCCTTTGGCACTAGCCGGGGTGAGGGTGCTGCCCAGGGGAATCTCTTTGggagggcgtgtgtgtgtgtgtagccctTTGTGTGCTGGACGTATTGCTCTCCAGGTTGCTTAccctggggggatggaggggaagggcGTGCCTGTTACCTGGTCGGCGCCAAAGGGGGTGAGGTTGGCCTTGACGGAGCTGATGcccagtgccagcagcagcaggccgGTGTACATCAGAGGGGCGCAGTAGTGGCCGGGTGCCGACTGCTGGCACTCCCCACTCTGGTTCTGACAGGTATTCTGCAGCGAGTAGGCCGGCATGTCCCCGCACAGAAAGAGTCGCCCGTCCGATGAGGCCGTGGCGGGCAGCAGGCAGGCCGACACCAGGTAGAGCAGGAAGCTTAGCGTGATGGTCCAGTAGCGGCCCAGGTAGAcgtcagccagccagcccccgaCGGGCGAGAGCAGGTAGGAGGCGCCCAGGAAGAGCAGGGAGGCCCTCGATGCCTGTGACCCTCCCCAATTGAAGTTGCTGCTGTTGAGGTAGAGGACAAGATTGGAGACAATGCCGAAGAAAGCTGCCCGCTCCAGGATTTCCACCAGCAGCACGGCCGCACAGGCCGCCTTCCGGCCCTCGAAGGCGTCCCATAAACCCCCGGCCGgggcctcttcctgccccagcaggggccgGCGCTCCCCTCTGGCACCATCCCGGGCCATGTACCGCCCTGCCTGGGCACCGCACGGGTCTTCCTGCT encodes:
- the SLC15A3 gene encoding solute carrier family 15 member 3, with amino-acid sequence MARDGARGERRPLLGQEEAPAGGLWDAFEGRKAACAAVLLVEILERAAFFGIVSNLVLYLNSSNFNWGGSQASRASLLFLGASYLLSPVGGWLADVYLGRYWTITLSFLLYLVSACLLPATASSDGRLFLCGDMPAYSLQNTCQNQSGECQQSAPGHYCAPLMYTGLLLLALGISSVKANLTPFGADQVTDRGRNATRRFFNWFYWSINIGAVISLLVVAFIQQNVNFLVGYTIPAACVALALLVFLLAAPTFITKPPAGSQVSAMLRLAFRGSCGSRARRIRPSSLQSEAQGTDPLLDGKSQPRAPSSEEDLANFQVMAKILPVLLTFIPYWMVYFQMQSTYYLQGLHLFIPNIFQHNRTGSGAGSSYAFPDAWLLLANVVVLLILVPLKDRVIDPFLVRRKLLPSVLKRMALGMFFGLTSIIVAGTLETKRLQYVKNNQTISQRIGEDMYTAATLPIWWQIPQYLLIGISEIFASIPGLEFAYSEAPKSMQGAIMGLFFFISGVGSLLGSGLLTLLSMSEHGWMDCPKDYGNINNCHMDYYFFLLAGIQTVTCMLFFWISGRYERQQQPNCHACVGHEGD